In Oryza sativa Japonica Group chromosome 1, ASM3414082v1, the genomic stretch ttgcaatggaattctaattttaaaaaatcacattGTCACCAATCTATTTTTGCCATCACTTTCTACATATACGTAACAATTTTATCAATATGATACCAATAATATATAGGACTACTAATATTAAAACAAAATGAGCACTTAGTGGAATAAGTACGATAGAACTGGTAAGATGCCTAAATTCATGACCGGCGCCGAtatgttttcttcttttatcATTGTTTAACTTTAAGCCACCCAACTCTTCTTTAACACATCAATAGCCTTGAGCACATCGACTTCTACACGCCAAAGAACTCCCCTACCTATGCATGTAAGAAAGTTTAGAAtgatccaaaatataacaatggTAAAATTATCATTGCCAAAGTGAAATTATAAGATAAGGATAGTCCAAAAGGAAATTTTAGTAATAAAAAATGGTAACTGCTTTATTTTGACAGTCCTGCTTTAACATTTGGCTGGTATACTGTTACGTGACACGTTATTTGAGCTCATTTCATTGCTACCCTGCTCAAAACAACACCACAGAAAGGAAGTGGACGACACTTAGCCTGAGTTCTTTGGgtcactttcccaactcaccaaTCTAACTATCTTGTTTTTTTCGCatgttttcaaactactaaatgatatctttttttgcaaaaaaaaatatatacaaaagttgttttttaaaaaaaacatattaatatattttcagaGAAAATTAGGTAATACTTGATTAATCATTCCATAATGAGTTACCAAAGAACATAGCCTTATATATGATTGGTCTTGAACTCTTGCTATACATGATTGGTCTGTTGCAAAATTCACAATATTGACACATATATACCTTCCATGAATTAATCTACAGGAGAAGCAGAGCTCAAACAAAATTTCCAGGCCTCGAAGACGATGTCTAGCCAAACGAGAGGGTCCAAATTAACAGCCGACCAATAACCGGTCGACCAGTCGAGAGCTGCCGACCACAACTCCCCAAATAGTCCAATGCCCGTTTTTAACCGTCAAACTACCAGTGATATAttcccagcaaaaaaaaaaactaccagtgatatatatatatatatatatatatatatatatatatatatatatatatatatatatatatattcccatGCGGGTCCCACTGTCAGTCTCAGGTAGAGGCCAGCCTATGGGGGGTCAATAAGAAAGAAAGTTTCTTGCATGGCGTGTTACGTGCATGGTGGTCTGAGATGAGATCGGATGGTCAATTCCACACGTGACAGCTTCGATTCGTATCGGCTTTGCTCGATTCCTCCGTCCTCCCTGTCCATCCAAACCACACGCTACCCCGGCCGTGTCACCGTCACAGAAAATATCCTTACGTCACCACCCGCGAACGAGTAAAGATTTTTATGACTGCATGCACCCCGCTCCCTTGACCATGATAGTAGTGTACGTGGTTTCACCTTCTGTCATAAATAATCGATGTTTGAAACATAAAAACAATATCGATATTATTTTaagcatttttttatttttgttaatttGCACTCTTATTTTGAGACTGAGTTGGAGGAAGTAGTGCATTAGATTGATTATGAATTACTACTGACCATGAGTATATGGGGAATGTTGTGAAgttataataattatatttaacgATAAATCTAAATAGaccaatttttaaaagttgatTCGAAATGTTCAAATACTCCGTATGTCccataataagtttatttttagcttattttatctgttccaaaataaatttatttttaaagtaatCATTACATCGGAGTTTGTGAAAGTAGGACATACTTGTATTGAGAGTAAATAAAACGAATAATAGTTGCATTGGGATTTGATAAAGAATGAGgattatagtttttttattttatattagtatGTGTGTGATGattgaaaaataaacatatttcgaaacggaggaagtacatattAGTaagtaaaattaaaatttgttGACTGCACATATTAGAAAATGCCACTTCCTTTTGATGAAAAGGAGTAAATGGTTTACTTGTGATAAATACTGATGCAGTGAAATTCATTAAGTCAAGGATAAtacaatgtactccctccggttctataataattgacgCTTTAGACAAGGttaaggtcaaacttttataactttgagcattaataactttaaaaatatttagtttaaagaaactagaacaacatagatttgtctttcaaagcactataataaaagtaaacatgcacttatttattgtgtatattataatagaaaaataaggttaaagatatattttgtaaaTCGTATCATTGTTTAAaacgttaattaaaatgaaaccggaggtgACATTTATATTACAACCTGAAATCACTGGAGCCGGTCTGTCGGTCCGGTCAATACCAACAAGCGGTGCAACATGGGAGGGATTGACTACTTCAGATCGGATGCTTTTATTCAGTTTTGCCGCACGTTTTCATGCTTTTTAATTCGTTGGACGcttgtttttttaatcattttttttgtatgaATGGAATTATTCAGACATTCTCCGCCTAAATGAAACGAATATGCCTTTTGGTGTGTGGTTAGGTATTGCCGCCCATGTTAGTGGCTACTACTGTAGTCTTTTGTCACATCACTGGACAAGGCAAAACTCTCTACGGTCTTGGATGATGCTGCACTAGCTAGGTGATCATACCTAAAAAAAACGTACTCTGTGAGTGTGTTTAGCAGGCAAAAAATATGTTAAATATGTACATTCAATTTTTTGttattggcaaaaaaaaaacaacaaggTGCTCCGAAATCAACATGAACCACTTTGaagaaaattttattaaaatgaTTTTCCTactgaaaaaacaaatttaaaaactcACAGAATATGCTTagtatttatttaaattattaatCCGAATAATTGAAGTTACTTGAATCGGGTTGAACTAATTAATTTCTAGACACTCAgagtgtgtttggataatgggaaatggaGAGTGGAATTAGAATTGGGAAATGAATAAAGGGTTAGGACTAAATGGAAGatggagaatgaatggttagaaTTTAAAGATACCTTTTgatgggtgggaaatcatttcccaATCCCATTATACAAATAATGCCTCAAGAGACTATGCAGTATTAACAATGGTTTGACCCTCCTGAGAGGTTTGACCCCGCCGCCTCAGCTTTACGTTGCTCACGTACCGGCCAGAAATATCACAGCACACACACACGGTTAACTTTTTTCCCGCGCGAAATCTCTCGAAGTGAAACATCCCAAGCAAAAATCCGATCGATTCGGCGAGCTAGCAGGTCAACTCGCCATGGCTGACctcccatgcatatatatacgcgTAGTACGTACACTTGCTTTCCCAACGCTCGCGAATCAAATCGAGGGTGAAATTAAGTCAAGAACGGAGAGAGATCACGGTGAGGTTGATCTCAGCTCGCCGGAGGAGGCAATGAGCCGGgcggagtgcggcggcggcgaggaggaggagcggtgcAGGTACaggggcgtgcggcggcggcggtgggggaagtGGGTGTCGGAGATCCGGGTGCCCGGCACGCGGGAGCGGCTGTGGCTGGGGTCCTACGCCAcgccggaggccgccgccgtcgcgcacgACACGGCCGTCTACTTCCTCCGCggaggcgcgggcgacggcggtggcggcggcgcgacgctcAACTTcccggagcgcgcggcggccacgtacggcggcggcgccgccgtggcgcgccTGTCGCCGCGGTCCGTGCAGCGCGTGGCGTCCGACGCCGGCATGGCCGCCGACGCGCAGCTCGTGGCGGCGCGggacgccgcgcccgcgcccgcgccggcgacggcgtacGCGCGCCCGGATCACTGCgccggcgcgacgacggcgcggcacGACGAGCTGGCGCGCCGCGGGATGTACGGCGCTCACGCGCATGCCGCCGGCGCGAACGCCAGGacgagcggcgagcggcagctcGTCTGTGCCGAGGAGATTAGCGTGGATGACATGGAGATCCTGATGTAATCACGCAGTGACAAAAtagcaaaaaacaaaaattaagatTGGTATTAATTGGCTGATGCAATaataaagttcaaaaaacactgATAAGCAATTGAGAAGATGCTGTGTTGACCATGCTTGCGGCCAGGAACGCCGACGAAGACGATAGCTGTGACCTCAAAACTGACTGAAAGTTCCAGAACCAAACTGGAACTTCCCTTCGATGATTTTTGACTTTCTATTTGGTCATTtgtttttataataattaatttctgTAATTAGTTACAGCACTCGTAAAACACTTCCACTATCTGCAACTTACATACTCTCCATAACACGAATTTGACGTTGCTGAAatttcaattttcaaatttattcgCTGCATTCATCGCAGACTTGGCAGTAATTCTGGTATTACATGGCCTGGTTGTGAATGTACTGCAGGTAACATCTGCTCACGTCAAAACCGGTAGACTCTCGAGTGTAGACCAACTCTTCAGAGAGTATGACAACGGCAACAACGCAGTAATTGTAGTTACTCTCGCCAAGAACAGAACAAAGTCCAGGCCTCCAGGGCATTCAGAAACGTTGAATAGTTGCACACTtgcactgaaagtctgaaatttACCTGCAGTTCTGTCAGAAAGTCcactatcattttttttcaacccTTTTGAGTTCCTGTGTCTTCCTTTCACACAGTAGTTTAATTCCATAGCCGTTGCTGTGACTGTGAATTAATGAATTACTAATCAATAGGGGGATTAGACGAGTAGTGAGGACAAGTACTGAAACGAACGCGGGTATTGGCACGAAATAAAAAGGCGTTCGTGAGTGAGTGCAGG encodes the following:
- the LOC107276354 gene encoding ethylene-responsive transcription factor ERF020, giving the protein MSRAECGGGEEEERCRYRGVRRRRWGKWVSEIRVPGTRERLWLGSYATPEAAAVAHDTAVYFLRGGAGDGGGGGATLNFPERAAATYGGGAAVARLSPRSVQRVASDAGMAADAQLVAARDAAPAPAPATAYARPDHCAGATTARHDELARRGMYGAHAHAAGANARTSGERQLVCAEEISVDDMEILM